A stretch of Fusarium poae strain DAOMC 252244 chromosome 2, whole genome shotgun sequence DNA encodes these proteins:
- a CDS encoding hypothetical protein (SECRETED:SignalP(1-21)~MEROPS:MER0078639), with the protein MYFSSSQCLVLALAALPTTLGKSFSHHAEVPKGWQVHETARIASTGKQQVFSIALTMQNVDQLESKLLDLSSPDSKNYGQWLSQDDVTAYFSPSKESISSVTKWLKSKGVKHYKVNGGFIDFALDVKGANALLGSDYQYYTKDGQTKLRTLSYSIPDDVAEHVQFVDPSTNFGGTLAFNPVPHPSRTLTERKNKPTKSTVDASCQTSITPSCLKQMYNIGDYTPKVESGSTIGFSSFLGQSALYSDVFLFEEKFGIPKQNFTTVLINNGTDDQNPAHKAYGEADLDAENIVGIAHPLPFTQYITGGAPPFVPNIDQPTAADNQNEPYVPFFRYLLSQKDLPAVVSTSYGDEEDSVPREYATMTCNLIGLLGLRGISVIFSSGDIGVGSGCLAPDYKTVEFNAIFPATCPYLTSVGGTVDVTPEIAWEGSSGGFSKYFPRPSYQDKAVKKYMKTVSKSTKKYYGPYTNWEGRGFPDVAGHSVSPNYEVIYAGKQSGSGGTSAAAPVWAAIVGLLNDARFRADKPSLGWLNPLVYKYGSKVLTDITGGYAIGCDGNNTQTGKPEPAGSGVVPGARWNATAGWDPVTGYGTPDFGKLKDLVLSF; encoded by the exons ATGTACTTCTCCTCATCCCAGTGCCTTGTGCTGGCCTTAGCAGCTCTTCCCACAACACTCGGCAAATCATTCTCACACCATGCCGAAGTGCCAAAGGGATGGCAAGTCCACGAAACTGCTCGAATTGCCTCCACTGGAAAGCAACAGGTCTTTAGCATTGCACTGACCATGCAAaatgtcgatcagctcgagtccaagcttcttgatctctcCAGCCCCGACAGCAAGAACTATGGCCAATGGTTATCGCAAGATGATGTGACCGCTTACTTTTCTCCCTCGAAAGAGTCTATTTCTAGTGTGACCAAGTGGCTCAAGTCAAAAGGCGTCAAGCACTACAAGGTCAATGGTGGTTTCATCGATTTTGCTCTCGATGTAAAAGGTGCCAATGCCCTCCTTGGTAGTGACTATCAATACTACACCAAGGATGGCCAAACCAAGTTGCGAACACTGTCTTACTCTATCCCCGATGATGTAGCGGAGCATGTTCAATTCGTCGACCCAAGCACAAACTTTGGCGGCACACTGGCTTTCAACCCTGTTCCTCACCCATCGCGCACTCTGACTGAGCGCAAGAACAAGCCTACCAAGAGCACAGTCGACGCTTCATGCCAAACTAGCATCACTCCCTCTTGCCTGAAGCAGATGTACAACATTGGCGACTACACCCCCAAGGTCGAATCTGGAAGCACCATTGGTTTCAGTAGCTTTCTCGGCCAGTCTGCACTCTACTCGGATGTCTTCCTATTTGAGGAGAAGTTTGGAATTCCCAAGCAGAACTTTACAACTGTTCTGATCAACAACGGCACTGATGACCAGAACCCTGCTCACAAGGCCTATGGCGAAGCTGACCTGGATGCTGAGAACATTGTCGGGATTGCCCACCCTCTTCCTTTTACTCAGTACATCACTGGTGGCGCACC ACCATTTGTTCCCAACATTGACCAGCCAACCGCTGCCGACAACCAGAACGAGCCTTACGTGCCCTTCTTCCGATACCTTCTTTCTCAGAAGGATCTTCCTGCAGTTGTCTCTACCTCTTATGGCGACGAAGAAGAC AGCGTCCCTCGCGAGTATGCTACGATGACCTGCAACCTTATTGGCCTTCTCGGACTTCGAGGTATTAGCGTCATCTTCTCCTCCGGCGATATTGGCGTTGGTTCTGGATGTCTCGCCCCTGACTACAAGACTGTCGAGTTCAACGCCATCTTCCCTGCTACATGCCCTTACCTCACCTCCGTTGGAGGCACCGTTGATGTCACCCCCGAAATTGCCTGGGAGGGTTCTTCTGGTGGTTTCAGCAAGTACTTCCCTCGACCTAGTTACCAAGACAAGGCTGTCAAGAAGTACATGAAGACTGTCTCCAAGTCAACAAAGAAGTACTACGGCCCATACACCAACTGGGAAGGTCGGGGTTTCCCTGATGTTGCTGGCCACAGTGTCTCTCCCAACTACGAGGTCATCTACGCTGGCAAGCAGAGTGGAAGTGGAGGTACCAGTGCCGCTGCTCCAGTTTGGGCTGCCATCGTTGGTCTTTTGAACGATGCCCGCTTCAGAGCTGACAAGCCAAGTCTGGGGTGGCTGAACCCCCTTGTGTACAAGTATGGATCCAAGGTGTTGACAGACATCACTGGCGGTTATGCCATTGGATGTGATGGTAACAACACCCAGACTGGAAAGCCTGAACCTGCAGGATCTGGCGTTGTTCCCGGTGCCAGATGGAACGCCACGGCTGGATGGGACCCTGTGACTGGTTATGGCACACCTGACTTTGGAAAGTTGAAGGACCTGGTTCTCAGCTTCTAA
- a CDS encoding hypothetical protein (TransMembrane:1 (o550-570i)) yields the protein MSDIKQQQKSVIVIGAGVGGVSTAARLAKAGFKVTIVEKNDFTGGRCSLIHKDGYRFDQGPSLLLLPRFFHEIFQDLGTSLTAEGVELLKCEPNYNIWFGDGSSFEMSTDLTKMKKAIEAVEGIDGFERYLGFLQESHRHYEVSVESVLRRNFPSILSLARPEVLFNLFNIHPLESIWTRASKYFWTERLRRVFTFGSMYMGMSPFDAPGTYSLLQYTELAEGILYPRGGFHKVVEALVNVGQRLGVEYRLSTGVKSISIDQATGKANGVVLENGTHLPSDIVISNADLVYTYNNLLPKTSYADSLSKRETSCSSISFYWSASKIIPELNAHNIFLADEYQESFDSIFKEHLIPTEPSFYVNVPSRIDPSAAPEGKDAVVVLVPVGHLLSDSAGTHRGASKSGNSNILEGGQDWEKMISLARDTVIATMKARIGVDLAPLIENEIINTPYTWQEKFNLDKGAILGLSHSIMNVLAFRPGTQHSKYKNLYFAGASTHPGTGVPVCIAGSKIVAEQIMKDSGFKKDQIPWSQDTSKSPKSGLDKLHDSSLTLFQGFLGALVAMLLAYYYMFIAAN from the exons ATGAGTGATATcaagcaacaacaaaaatcAGTTATTGTGATAG GTGCCGGTGTTGGTGGTGTTTCGACCGCTGCGCGACTCGCAAAGGCGGGTTTCAAGGTTACTATCGTTGAAAAGAACGATTTTACCGGTGGACGTTGTTCGCTGATTCACAAAGATGGATAC CGCTTTGATCAGGGTCCTTCactgcttcttctccctcgCTTCTTCCACGAGATTTTCCAAGACCTAGGAACATCTCTCACGGCTGAGGGAGTGGAGCTATTGAAGTGTGAACCCAACTACAACATCTGGTTCGGAGATGGCTCATCCTTTGAGATGTCAACTGATCTCaccaagatgaagaaggccatTGAGGCTGTTGAAGGCATTGATGGTTTTGAGCGATACCTCGGATTTCTTCAAGAGTCACATCGTCACTATGAAGTCAGTGTCGAGTCAGTTTTGCGAAGAAACTTCCCCAGTATCTTGAGTCTGGCGCGTCCTGAAGTTCTGTTCAACCTGTTCAACATCCACCCCCTTGAGAGTATTTGGACACGTGCAAGCAAGTATTTCTGGACCGAAAGACTTAGGAGGGTATTCACCTTTGGAAGCATGTACATGGGCATGAGTCCATTTGATGCCCCAGGAACTTACAGCTTGCTTCAGTATACCGAATTGGCGGAGGGTATCCTGTATCCCAGAGGTGGATTCCACAAG GTTGTGGAAGCATTGGTCAATGTCGGTCAGCGGCTAGGCGTTGAATATCGTCTCTCAACTGGTGTCAAATCCATTTCTATCGACCAAGCAACGGGCAAGGCTAACGGTGTTGTCTTGGAGAATGGCACACATTTGCCCTCAGACATTGTAATCTCAAATGCGGATCTCGTTTACACCTACAACAACCTACTACCCAAGACAAGCTACGCAGACTCACTATCAAAACGTGAGACATCATGCAGCAGCATTTCATTCTACTGGTCAGCATCAAAGATCATTCCTGAGCTCAACGCGCACAACATTTTCCTTGCCGACGAGTATCAGGAGTCATTCGACAGCATCTTCAAGGAGCACCTGATTCCTACTGAACCTTCCTTCTACGTCAATGTTCCTTCGCGCATTGACCCCTCAGCTGCCCCTGAGGGTAAGGATGCTGTTGTTGTCTTGGTGCCTGTTGGCCATCTTCTCTCAGACTCCGCTGGCACGCATCGCGGTGCTTCCAAGTCTGGAAACTCCAATATCCTTGAAGGTGGTCAGGACTGGGAGAAGATGATTTCGCTTGCTCGCGACACTGTCATTGCCACTATGAAGGCCAGAATAGGAGTTGATCTGGCCCCTCTTATTGAGAATGAGATTATTAACACTCCTTACACATGGCAGGAGAAGTTCAATCTCGATAAGGGTGCTATCTTAGGTCTGAGTCATTCTATTATGAACGTTCTCGCCTTCCGTCCTGGTACTCAACACTCCAAGTACAAGAACCTCTACTTTGCAGGTGCCAGCACACATCCTGGTACTGGTGTTCCTGTTTGTATTGCCGGCAGTAAGATTGTTGCTGAGCAGATCATGAAGGATTCAGGATTTAAGAAGGACCAGATTCCTTGGTCTCAAGATACCTCCAAGTCTCCTAAGAGTGGACTTGACAAGCTCCACGATTCCTCGCTAACACTGTTCCAAGGCTTCTTGGGAGCTTTGGTCGCGATGTTGTTGGCCTACTATTACATGTTTATTGCTGCTAATTAG
- a CDS encoding hypothetical protein (TransMembrane:7 (o35-55i67-89o109-132i139-159o165-184i196-215o235-254i)), with the protein MAEHLHARNDALKTNGFNFNGIHSQINITPRGSDWYFTVCAVMTVSSIVFVGMGLRKPRTHRVFHYITASITMVAAIAYFTMGANLGWAPTEVEYQRSNHEVAGRYREIFYVRYIDWFITTPLLLMDLLLTAGMPWPTILYVILVDEIMIVTGLVGALVVSSYKWGYFTFGCVALAYIVYQLAWEARIHANHVGPDVGRVFVMCGSLTAVVWILYPIAWGVCEGGNIISPDSEAIFYGILDLIAKPVFGALLLFGHRNIDPARLGMRIRDIDERIIPEGPNVKPGQQRTAANANAPEASTSA; encoded by the exons ATGGCTGAACATCTCCATGCCCGTAACGATGCCTTGAAGACCAATG GCTTCAATTTTAATGGAATTCATAGCCAGATCAACATCACCCCGCGAGGTTCAGACTGGTACTTCACTGTTTGTGCTGTCATGACAGTTTCCTCCATCGTCTTTGTCGGAATGGGATTGAGGAAGCCACGAACCCATCGCGTCTTCCACTACATCACCGCATCTATCACTATGGTAGCAGCTATCGCATACTTCACCATGGGCGCCAACTTGGGCTGGGCACCCACCGAAGTCGAATACCAGCGCAGCAACCACGAGGTTGCGGGCAGGTACCGTGAGATCTTCTATGTTAGATACATCGACTGGTTCATTACCACTCCTCTACTTCTCATGGACCTTCTTCTTACTGCTGGAATGCCTTGGCCTACTATCCTTTATGTTATCCTTGTCGACGAGATCATGATTGTCACTGGTTTGGTTGGCGCCTTAGTCGTCAGCTCCTACAAATGGGGATACTTTACTTTTG GCTGCGTCGCTCTGGCCTACATCGTTTACCAGCTCGCCTGGGAAGCTCGAATCCACGCCAACCATGTCGGTCCTGATGTTGGCCGAGTTTTCGTCATGTGCGGTTCTTTGACTGCCGTCGTCTGGATCCTCTACCCAATTGCCTGGGGTGTTTGTGAGGGTGGAAATATTATCTCTCCAGACTCTGAGGCCATCTTCTACGGTATCCTCGACCTCATCGCAAAGCCTGTATTTGGAGCCCTTCTCCTCTTTGGTCATCGCAATATCGACCCTGCTCGTCTCGGAATGCGAATCCGAGATATCGACGAAAGAATTATTCCCGAAGGTCCCAACGTTAAGCCTGGCCAACAGCGAACTGCCGCCAATGCCAACGCTCCTGAGGCCTCAACCTCTGCCTAG
- a CDS encoding hypothetical protein (TransMembrane:11 (o38-60i67-88o128-148i155-176o196-214i235-253o265-287i294-312o318-337i349-377o397-422i)), whose translation MADSTITPVTEWPDYAVDPTGGDPFTKDLNAPYDKGDLAWMLVCTILCWQITPAIGFLYAGMHRRKAALTMVLQSLFCACAVGIQYWIYGYSLYQSRTTNPILGDLSLAAFHNVLAQPSLANGDIPELLYAVFGVTFVTATAMILAGAMLERGRLWPSMVFLLCWTTFVYYILAYWEWNPSGWLYNLGLYDFAGSGPVHIASGFGALAWSMMLGPRIPDATITDRKKAVHYKPHNPLLMCFGTVLIWFGWFAFNGGSTANLSLRSIYVVVNTNMSACAGGFGWVLLGYMHTRKFSLVGFCSGIISGLVGITPCAGFTPIYVAPVIGLVTTVGCFYTVKYKYLLSIDDGLDIFAIHGIGGVIGDILTGLFAAKFVPALDGVSGDSYDGGWWEGNYKQLGLQLAGAVTCAAWSFVVSCLLLFVINKIPGLHLRASEEHEIRGLDFKYLSDVEWEDHYMNGGVTPIMDGTPVRVATPEQVVEPKTEERKMD comes from the exons ATGGCTGATTCTACAATTACGCCGGTCACTGAGTGGCCGGACTACGCTGTTGACCCTACAGGTGGTGATCCTTTTACTAAGGACTTGAATGCACCATACGACAAG GGAGACTTGGCCTGGATGTTAGTATGCACGATTCTTTGCTGGCAGATTACACCGGCAATCGGCTTCCTG TATGCGGGCATGCATCGCCGAAAGGCTGCCTTGACAATGGTCTTGCAGTCTCTATTCTGCGCCTGCGCGGTCGGTATCCAGTATTGGATCTATGGTTATTCCCTGTACCAAAGCCGAACCACAAACCCGATCCTTGGTGACTTATCACTGGCAGCCTTCCACAACGTCCTTGCTCAGCCGTCTCTTGCGAATGGCGACATCCCTGAGCTTCTCTATGCCGTTTTCGGTGTTACCTTTGTGACAGCAACCGCTATGATCTTGGCTGGAGCAATGTTGGAGAGAGGTAGACTCTGGCCCAGTATGGTCTTTCTTCTCTGCTGGACCACCTTTGTATACTACAT TCTTGCATACTGGGAATGGAACCCAAGCGGATGGCTTTACAACCTTGGCCTTTATGATTTCGCTGGCTCAGGACCCGTTCATATCGCGAGTGGCTTTGGAGCCCTAGCATGGTCAATGATGCTGGGTCCTCGAATTCCTGATGCCACTATCACCGATCGAAAGAAGGCAGTGCATTACAAGCCTCACAACCCTTTGCTCATGTGCTTTGGAACTGTCCTTATTTGGTTTGGATGGTTTGCCTTTAACGGTGGTAGTACGGCCAACCTCAGTCTTCGATCCATCTATGTTGTTGTCAATACGAACATGTCGGCATGCGCTGGTGGTTTCGGCTGGGTCCTCCTAGGATATATGCATACACGGAAATTCAGCCTTGTTGGATTCTGTTCTGGAATCATTTCTGGACTTGTTGGTATCACACCTTGCGCAGGTTTCACGCCCATCTATGTTGCACCAGTCATTGGTCTTGTTACTACTGTCGGTTGCTTTTATACTGTCAAGTACAAGTACCTGCTTTCGATTGACGATGGTCTTGATATTTTTGCCATCCACGGAATCGGAGGCGTGATCGGTGATATTCTCACAGGACTGTTCGCAGCCAAGTTTGTCCCCGCCCTGGATGGTGTATCTGGAGATTCATATGATGGCGGATGGTGGGAAGGAAATTACAAGCAGCTTGGCCTACAGCTGGCTGGTGCCGTCACCTGTGCTGCCTGGTCCTTTGTCGTTTCATGCTTGCTACTCTTTGTTATCAACAAGATTCCTGGACTGCATCTCAGAGCGAGTGAGGAGCATGAGATCCGAGGTCTGGATTTCAAGTATCTCAGCGACGTCGAGTGGGAGGATCATTATATGAATGGCGGCGTTACACCCATTATGGACGGAACACCAGTCAGGGTCGCAACACCAGAGCAAGTCGTTGAACCAAAGACTGAAGAGAGGAAGATGGATTGA
- a CDS encoding hypothetical protein (TransMembrane:6 (o6-24i36-55o75-96i116-133o139-157i164-185o)), with amino-acid sequence MGWEYAQVHLKYTIPFGVVLFAVYRPLMSRLDIFKLIFMITTAVVSTIPWDSYLIRNRIWTYPPGVVVGLTAWDIPAEELFFFVIQTLNTSLLYMLLSKPTFHPVYLSKASTSGKIAGQILFASAIIFGLVSVRNGGEGMYMGLILIWACPFLLFLWTISYQFIVNLPWTNTLLPIALPTVYLWVVDTFALRRGTWSITSGTKYGIVLWDGLDIEEAVFFLLTNTLIVFGLIANDNTLAILDIFPEHFPKNKGLPTLGLIVRALLLPEDKYDQERISGLVSAVDLLRKKSRSFYLASGTFEGRLRIDLIRLYAFCRAADDLVDEAPSVEDSRASIEQLREFLNIAYKENEDEEISPRLREFVKSNFPEMFHMALLQLPTFYLPKQPLDDLLKGFDTDLLFDRKSGKFPIESTEDLDIYGSRVAGTVAELCNHLILYHTPETISPEVQREVVASGQEMGIALQYVNIARDIKVDAEIDRIYLPLSWLKEAQLTPEDVMQQPHGPTIEMLRQKLLDRAFEKYDAAKGAIDKLPSEGKGPIRVAVESYMEIGRVLRETGPVMKKGRATVPKSRRIRVAWSALNH; translated from the exons ATGGGCTGGGAATATGCCCAAGT ACATCTCAAGTACACGATACCGTTTGGTGTCGTGCTATTCGCTGTGTACAGGCCATTAATGTCACGATTGGACATTTTTAAACTCATATTTATGATTACA ACTGCCGTGGTTTCTACAAT TCCTTGGGACTCTTATCTCATCAGAAACAGAATATGGACATATCCTCCTGGAGTTGTCGTTGGGCTGACTGCGTGGGATATCCCCGCTGAggagctcttcttctttgtgaTTCAAACGCTCAACACGTCTCTTCTATACATGCTCCTCAGCAAGCCGACATTTCATCCCGTTTATCTCAGCAAAGCCAGTACCTCTGGGAAAATAGCTGGACAAATTCTATTTGCCTCGGCCATCATTTTCGGCCTGGTTTCAGTCAGGAACGGTGGTGAGGGCATGTATATGGGCCTTATCCTGATCTGGGCTTGTCCATTCCTTTTGTTTCTATG GACCATCTCATACCAGTTCATTGTAAATCTCCCATGGACCAACACTCTGCTTCCGATTGCTCTGCCAACTGTTTATTTGTGGGTGGTTGACACATTTGCGTTGCGGAGGGGAACATGGAGTATCACTTCCGGTACCAAATATGGTATTGTACTTTGGGATGGATTGGACATTGA GGAGGCAgttttcttccttctcacTAACACCTTGATTGTCTTTGGCCTTATCGCTAACGACAACACATTGGCCATTTTGGACATATTTCCTGAGCATTTCCCCAAGAACAAGGGTCTTCCAACCCTTGGGCTGATCGTTCGAGCTCTTCTTTTGCCAGAGGACAAGTACGACCAGGAGAGAATCTCAGGTTTAGTCAGCGCAGTTGATCttctgaggaagaagagccgCAGCTTTTACTTGGCGAGTGGCACCTTTGAAGGTAGACTCCGAATTGATCTGATTCGTCTTTACGCTTTCTGTAGAGCTGCAGACGATCTAGTGGATGAGGCCCCTTCTGTCGAGGATTCCAGAGCCTCTATTGAACAGTTGAGGGAATTCCTGAACATTGCCTATAAGGAaaatgaggatgaggagattTCGCCCCGACTACGCGAATTTGTCAAATCCAACTTCCCTGAAATGTTCCATATGGCTCTCCTTCAACTTCCAACCTTTTATCTACCAAAACAGCCTCTTGATGACTTACTCAAAGGGTTCGACACCGACCTTCTCTTTGATAGAAAGTCTGGCAAATTTCCCATTGAATCTACCGAGGATCTGGATATTTATGGTAGCCGTGTCGCTGGAACGGTTGCTGAGCTCTGCAACCATCTTATTCTTTACCACACTCCTGAGACGATATCTCCAGAGGTTCAGCGTGAAGTTGTTGCTTCTGGTCAAGAAATGGGTATTGCACTTCAATATGTCAACATCGCTCGCGATATCAAGGTTGATGCTGAGATCGACCGTATCTACCTTCCTCTATCCTGGTTAAAGGAAGCTCAGCTTACGCCCGAAGATGTGATGCAACAACCACATGGTCCTACGATTGAGATGTTACGccagaagcttcttgatcgCGCTTTTGAAAAGTACGACGCTGCCAAGGGTGCCATTGACAAGCTTCCTTCAGAAGGGAAAGGTCCCATCCGAGTTGCCGTTGAGAGTTATATGGAGATTGGACGTGTGCTTAGAGAAACAGGACCTGTTATGAAGAAAGGCAGGGCCACTGTTCCCAAGTCACGACGCATTCGGGTTGCCTGGTCTGCATTGAATCACTAG
- a CDS encoding hypothetical protein (TransMembrane:4 (o148-175i196-220o240-260i267-290o)), which produces MGIASRRTNSHEAQGGEVEPRPNFESTGPRFQTNDLPFAGRLGANQTCLIDGVTSEDERLLEQQPDATPHMSFRELVDLHPITNLDLWKAALIEGIGRLFSPDPWSTTGSLETGTLLFVFVTVWATSSPDVIPAQPTRQLGSFDNATFIGPLVGGILNVILITLFITSFGAISGAHFNPLITFATFCARLCSLPRMVLYISAQVGGASLAGLLVRASWGGRDFKTGGCWLFTEIVPAREAFVIELVFATLLLFLAFGVGLDPRQAKIIGPALGPFLVGLSVGAMSFASAFTRYGYGGAGMNPARCMGAFVGR; this is translated from the exons ATGGGAATTGCATCAAGGCGAACCAACAGTCATGAAGCTCAAGGTGGAGAGGTTGAGCCAAGACCCAACTTTGAGTCCACAGGCCCTCGATTTCAGACCAACGACTTACCGTTCGCCGGAAGGCTCGGTGCCAATCAAACGTGTTTGATTGATGGTGTGACAAGTGAAGATGAGAGGCTGCTAGAACAACAGCCTGATGCAACACCGCATATGTCATTCCGTGAATTGGTCGACCTGCATCCTATCACTAACCTCGATCTATGGAAGGCAGCATTAATAGAAGGAATCGGTAGGCTATTCTCGCCAGATCCATGGTCAACCACAGGCTCACTCGAGACAGGAACTCTattgtttgtctttgttaCTGTGTGGGCGACTTCTTCCCCTGATGTGATTCCAGCTCAGCCGACTCGACAGTTGGGCAGTTTTGACAATGCTACTTTCATCGGTCCGCTCGTTGGCGGCATACTTAATGTGATACTGATTACCCTGTTTATCACGTCCTTCGGTGCAATATCAGGGGCACATTTCAACCCACTCATCACGTTTGCGACATTTTGTGCCCGCCTTTGCTCGCTTCCACGTATGGTTCTATACATTTCAGCCCAAGTTGGTGGCGCTTCGCTTGCTGGATTATTGGTTAGAGCCAGTTGGGGAGGTCGAGATTTTAAGACTGGAGGCTGCTGGTTGTTTACCGAGATTGTGCCAGCAAGAGAGGCATTCGTCATTGAGCTTGTGTTCGCTACCTTACTCTTGTTCCTCGCGTTCGGCGTAGGTCTGGATCCAAGGCAGGCCAAAATAATAGGTCCAGCACTAGGTCCGTTTCTTGTGGGACTTAGTGTTGGGGCGATGAGTTTTGCGAGCGCTTTCACTAGATATGGATATGGAGGCGCGGGCATGAATCCTGCGAGGTGTATGGGGGCTTTTGTTGGAA GGTAG
- a CDS encoding hypothetical protein (TransMembrane:7 (o35-56i77-97o103-125i146-166o186-206i227-246o266-286i)), with translation MGLFRSDDDNDAPVTCPTHSLAQDAHQNLVGNLSFYQFAMILGGSCSAVAMIVMFTCKQLHATHLSNPSEQVKIMRVGNLISAFALISFLSICFPTAEVYIQPWLHVFEGFALGSFFLLLCDYVSPHRDQRDVFFATKRNNGMKWFKTRWVMIFQMPVLAIGVAIATDITQAAGVFCQESNSREFANIYLRVIMTISLIVSVAAILQMYMLLKKDLAHHSPMLKLTAFKIVVGLTFLQEIIFWILGDQGVLEPTDVLTYADVHISLPNLVTCVLMVPLSIFFYIAYPWKVYVHGHGRGTFAKLEENDRPEQSYQGGPFGIYAWLAMLNPSDSLKAILFIFQGTERRTSPGTPVAMTGYNSDDALMSRPYNADSYSATAQGQRL, from the exons ATGGGTCTTTTTAGAAGCGACGATGACAACGATGCCCCCGTCACCTGTCCTACACATTCACTAGCCCAAG ATGCACATCAAAATCTTGTTGGCAATCTCAGTTTCTATCAATTCGCCATGATTCTTGGTGGCTCATGTTCTGCTGTGGCCATGATCGTTATGTTCACCTGCAAGCAACTCCACGCAACGCACCTCTCAAATCCCTCCGAGCAGGTCAA GATCATGCGAGTCGGCAACCTCATCTCTGCTTTCGCCCTCATCTCATTCCTTTCTATCTGTTTCCCCACTGCCGAGGTCTACATCCAGCCATGGCTTCACGTCTTTGAAGGTTTCGCTCTCGGATCCTTCTTTCTGCTCCTCTGCGATTATGTATCGCCCCACCGCGACCAGCGCGATGTCTTTTTCGCGACCAAGCGAAATAATGGAATGAAATGGTTCAAGACCCGCTGGGTCATGATTTTTCAGATGCCAGTCCTTGCCATTGGTGTTGCCATTGCAACTGACATCACCCAAGCTGCTGGCGTCTTCTGTCAAGAGAGCAACTCGCGCGAGTTCGCCAACATTTACCTGCGCGTTATTATGACCATCTCGCTCATTGTTTCTGTCGCCGCGATCCTTCAGATGTACATGCTCCTCAAGAAGGACCTTGCCCATCACTCCCCGATGCTCAAGCTTACCGCCTTTAAAATTGTGGTTGGATTGACCTTTCTCCAAGAG ATCATCTTTTGGATCCTCGGAGACCAAGGCGTTCTCGAGCCTACCGATGTACTCACATACGCTGATGTTCATATCAGTCTTCCCAACCTTGTCACTTGTGTTCTGATGGTCCCCCTGTCGATATTCTTCTACATTGCCTACCCTTGGAAGGTCTATGTCCACGGTCACGGTCGTGGAACATTTGCCAAGCTGGAAGAGAATGACAGGCCAGAGCAATCCTACCAGGGAGGACCGTTTGGCATTTACGCTTGGCTGGCAATGCTTAACCCATCTGATTctttgaaggcgatcctgttTATCTTTCAGGGTACTGAGAGGAGAACATCGCCTGGAACTCCCGTTGCTATGACTGGGTATAACTCGGATGATGCTTTGATGTCGCGTCCCTACAATGCAGACTCTTACTCTGCCACAGCCCAGGGACAACGTCTTTGa
- a CDS encoding hypothetical protein (TransMembrane:1 (i21-42o)), translating to MEKHQNVVEPTFSRSHLWKPVLGDVAAAAISATLITPVITVIDQSMVEKVSFNRPLSQGMKLNSLDAFKHPGRFIFGRPFGYVWVLYAATYAVSNSSDTLAHEFHKAAVGTITFVNTMIINVPLGVLKDIRFAQMFSASPTLTPKVAPVAKPGVPRAAAATFLMRDAITIFGSFTMAPWLSSLIPDSLSSSPHSKAVISQLTVPIFSQFFATPVHLLGLDLYSRPRGIPWIERSAQIRRDLFSATILRSLRIIPAFGVGCVANMEARTRFHKLFRAS from the exons ATGGAAAAACACCAAAATGTCGTCGAACCAACATTCAGTCGCAGTCATCTATGGAAACCCGTACTTGGCGATGTAGCTGCAGCAGCTATATCAGCAACCCTGATCACACCAGTCATTACAGTCATCGATCA GTCAATGGTTGAAAAGGTCTCCTTCAACAGACCACTATCGCAGGGAATGAAGCTTAACAGTCTGGATGCTTTCAAGCACCCAGGCCGCTTCATCTTTGGTCGCCCTTTCGGCTACGTCTGGGTCCTTTACGCAGCTACATACGCTGTATCAAACTCTTCCGACACACTAGCTCATGAATTTCACAAAGCAGCGGTAGGAACAATCACTTTTGTCAACACCATGATCATCAATGTTCCTCTTGGTGTTCTCAAGGATATTCGCTTCGCTCAAATGTTCAGCGCTTCTCCTACTCTTACTCCAAAGGTTGCACCTGTTGCAAAGCCCGGTGTGCCGAGGGCCGCCGCAGCTACCTTTCTCATGAGAGATGCCATCACAATCTTTGGCTCTTTCACAATGGCTCCGTGGCTCTCTTCACTGATACCAGACAGCCTGTCCTCCAGTCCCCACTCAAAGGCTGTCATCTCGCAGTTGACAGTGCCCATATTTTCACAGTTCTTTGCTACCCCGGTTCACTTGCTTGGCTTGGATCTTTACTCCAGGCCGCGAGGTATACCATGGATTGAGCGCTCGGCGCAGATCCGACGGGACTTATTCTCGGCAACCATTTTGCGATCACTCAGGATCATACCCGCGTTCGGGGTTGGGTGTGTAGCTAATATGGAGGCTCGGACAAGGTTCCATAAGCTTTTCCGAGCGTCCTAA